The following coding sequences are from one Bradyrhizobium sp. 200 window:
- the maiA gene encoding maleylacetoacetate isomerase gives MKFFSFWRSLASFRVRIALNLKNVPAEVIFVDIDANAHRDVEYRKVNPQMALPALVEDDGTTLFQSLAILEYLDEKYPSPPLLPSDPAGRARVRALALMVACEGHPLLTPRVRRYLDHELNLRDTQQAAWRRHWIVETLAALEGHLADHKDTGKFCHGDAPTLADICMVGHVTVAVTQQIDLKIYPTVKRIFETAMALPEFARAHPLEQPDTPEALRKK, from the coding sequence ATGAAATTCTTCTCCTTCTGGCGATCGCTGGCGAGCTTTCGCGTTCGCATCGCGCTCAATCTGAAAAATGTCCCGGCCGAAGTGATCTTCGTCGACATCGACGCCAATGCCCATCGCGACGTCGAATATCGCAAGGTCAATCCGCAGATGGCGCTGCCGGCGCTGGTCGAGGATGACGGCACCACGCTGTTCCAGTCGCTCGCGATCCTCGAATATCTCGATGAGAAATATCCCTCCCCGCCTCTGCTGCCTTCCGACCCGGCCGGTCGCGCCCGCGTCCGCGCGCTGGCGCTGATGGTCGCCTGCGAGGGCCACCCGCTGCTGACGCCGCGGGTGCGGCGCTATCTCGATCACGAGTTGAACCTGCGCGACACGCAGCAGGCAGCATGGCGGCGGCACTGGATCGTCGAGACGCTTGCCGCGCTGGAGGGGCATCTGGCTGATCACAAGGACACGGGAAAATTCTGCCATGGCGATGCGCCCACGCTGGCCGATATCTGCATGGTGGGGCATGTCACCGTCGCCGTGACGCAGCAGATCGACCTGAAAATCTATCCGACGGTGAAGCGCATTTTCGAGACCGCAATGGCGCTGCCGGAATTTGCAAGAGCGCATCCGCTGGAGCAGCCGGACACGCCGGAAGCATTGCGGAAGAAGTAG
- a CDS encoding IS630 family transposase: protein MIPEAREVHLSRKDRKVLEERCRSPVTLQRDLKRARIVLLAAAGRSTRSIAKEVGVQPRIVSLWRHRYADHGLEGLQSKPLPGKQPIYTKVTDKRILKLLDKSPPAGYARWTGPLLAGELGDVDVQYVWRFLRSNKIDLAARKSWCESNDPQFTAKAADVVGLYVAPPRKAIVLCVDEKPSIQALERAQGYLKLPNGRSLTGQSHDYKRHGTTTLFAALEVATGKILATHSKRRRRVEFLDFMDRVTAAFPNRQLHVILDNLSTHKKNEEWLEAHPNVKFHFTPTSASWLNQVEVWFSILQGQSLSGASFTSLKQLEQHIDAYIKAYNVKAEPFVWTKKKVRQRPFKARRITQL, encoded by the coding sequence ATGATACCCGAAGCAAGAGAAGTCCACCTTTCGAGGAAAGATCGCAAGGTGCTTGAGGAACGTTGCCGCTCACCGGTGACGTTGCAGCGCGATTTGAAGCGGGCACGGATCGTGCTGCTGGCAGCGGCCGGTCGCAGCACCCGATCGATCGCCAAGGAGGTTGGGGTCCAGCCACGGATTGTCAGCCTTTGGCGGCATCGCTATGCGGATCATGGTCTTGAAGGTCTGCAAAGCAAGCCTCTGCCGGGCAAGCAGCCGATCTATACGAAGGTCACCGACAAGCGGATTTTGAAGTTGCTCGATAAATCGCCTCCCGCCGGGTACGCGCGCTGGACGGGGCCTCTGCTGGCTGGGGAACTTGGCGATGTCGACGTGCAATATGTCTGGCGGTTCTTGCGCAGCAACAAGATCGATCTCGCCGCTCGCAAGTCCTGGTGCGAGAGCAACGACCCGCAGTTTACGGCCAAAGCCGCCGACGTGGTTGGCCTCTATGTCGCCCCGCCAAGGAAGGCCATCGTGCTATGCGTGGACGAGAAGCCCTCGATCCAGGCCTTGGAAAGAGCGCAGGGCTATCTGAAGCTGCCCAACGGCAGGTCCCTGACCGGGCAAAGCCACGACTACAAGCGGCACGGCACGACCACGCTGTTTGCGGCGCTGGAAGTCGCCACCGGGAAGATCCTTGCGACGCATTCGAAACGGCGTCGCCGGGTCGAGTTTCTCGACTTCATGGATCGCGTGACCGCAGCATTTCCGAACCGCCAGCTTCACGTCATTCTCGACAATCTCAGCACCCACAAGAAGAACGAGGAATGGCTCGAGGCACATCCCAATGTGAAATTTCATTTCACGCCCACCAGCGCGTCCTGGCTCAATCAGGTCGAGGTGTGGTTTTCGATCTTACAAGGGCAATCCTTGAGCGGCGCCTCATTCACCAGCCTCAAACAGCTCGAGCAGCACATCGATGCCTATATCAAAGCCTACAACGTCAAAGCTGAGCCCTTCGTCTGGACCAAGAAAAAAGTCCGCCAGCGCCCCTTCAAAGCTCGACGTATCACTCAGCTATGA
- a CDS encoding glutathione S-transferase family protein, whose translation MILIGQFDSPFVRRVAIAMRLYGIAFEHRPWSTFGDADKIAPYNPLRRVPTLVLDDGEALIESAMILDHLDDVVGPEKAMIARSGETRRRHLRIAALAMGLGDKGVSLLYERVLRKEKQLDLWVDRCKSQISGVLDVLEKERADVKTPYWFGEKIGHADIAVACVLRFTGEAHPALFDARYPALKAHSERCEALPPFQEIVQPLAPPKG comes from the coding sequence ATGATCCTGATCGGCCAATTCGACTCCCCCTTCGTCCGCCGCGTCGCCATCGCCATGCGGCTTTACGGCATCGCGTTCGAGCACAGACCGTGGTCGACCTTCGGCGATGCCGACAAGATCGCGCCATATAACCCGCTGCGGCGGGTGCCGACGCTGGTGCTCGATGACGGCGAGGCGCTGATCGAGAGCGCGATGATCCTGGATCATCTCGACGATGTCGTCGGCCCCGAGAAAGCGATGATCGCGCGGAGCGGCGAGACGCGGCGGCGGCATTTGCGAATCGCGGCGCTGGCGATGGGGCTCGGCGACAAGGGCGTCAGCCTGCTTTACGAGCGCGTGCTGCGGAAGGAGAAGCAGCTCGATCTGTGGGTCGATCGCTGCAAGTCGCAGATATCGGGCGTGCTCGACGTGCTGGAAAAGGAGCGCGCTGATGTCAAGACGCCGTACTGGTTTGGCGAGAAGATCGGCCATGCCGACATCGCGGTCGCCTGCGTGCTGCGCTTCACCGGCGAGGCGCATCCCGCTTTGTTCGACGCGCGCTATCCCGCGCTGAAGGCACATTCCGAGCGTTGCGAGGCGCTGCCGCCTTTCCAGGAAATCGTCCAGCCGCTGGCGCCGCCGAAGGGGTGA
- a CDS encoding DUF6636 domain-containing protein: MMMRTLAMFSALSVLTLAATAHAQSGPSGFQSPSKNIACQYFDYDKQNILRCDIAAMETKPRRPPDCDLDYGGAFEMNAKGPATRLCHGDTVMDSSLPVLGYGEVWQRGGFTCKSEQNGITCFNADRRGFSLARAKQEVF, encoded by the coding sequence ATGATGATGCGTACCTTGGCCATGTTCTCCGCACTCTCCGTGCTGACACTTGCCGCCACAGCGCACGCCCAATCCGGCCCCTCCGGTTTCCAGTCACCGTCCAAAAACATCGCCTGCCAATACTTCGACTATGACAAGCAGAACATCCTCCGCTGCGACATCGCCGCGATGGAAACCAAGCCGCGCCGGCCCCCCGATTGCGACCTCGACTACGGCGGCGCCTTCGAGATGAACGCCAAGGGCCCCGCCACGCGCCTCTGCCACGGCGACACCGTGATGGACAGTTCGCTGCCAGTGCTTGGCTACGGCGAGGTGTGGCAGCGTGGCGGGTTTACGTGCAAGTCGGAGCAGAATGGCATCACCTGCTTCAACGCCGACCGACGCGGGTTCTCGCTGGCACGGGCGAAGCAGGAAGTATTTTAA